The following is a genomic window from Miltoncostaea oceani.
GCGACGAGGGCACCGCCGACGAGGCCGGTCGCCCCGGTGACCAGGGCGACGTCGATGCGCCCCAGCTCAGCCCCCCGCCACGGCCGGGAGGATGGTGACCTCCTGGCCGTCGCCGACGGCGGTCTCGATGCCGTCGCCGAAGCGGACGTCCTCGCCGGCGACGAAGACGTTGACGAACCGGCGCAGGGAGCCGTTCTCCATGATCCGGTCGCGGAAGCCGGCGTGCTGGGCCTCGAGCTGGTCGATCAGCTCGCGCACGGTCCCGGGGGTGCACTCCACCGCCGACGACCCGCCGACGACGGGGCGCAGCGGGGCCGGGATGCGGACGGTCACGGGCATGTGGTCTCCTCGCGGACGGGAACGGTCAGGCGATCAGGCGGGCGGGCTCGCCGATCGCGGCCTCGAAGCTCGCGACGGTGGGCGCGATGGGGTGGCGCACGACACGGGACGCGACGGCGTCGAGCGTCTTCAGGCCGTCGCCGGTGATGTAGACGACGACGCGCTCGTCGGGGTCGATCTCCCCGGCCGCGGCCAGCTTGGCGAGGACGGCGGTGGTCACCCCGCCGGCGGTCTCGGTGAAGATGCCGGTGGTCCGGGCGAGCAGCTCGATGCCCTGGAGGATCTCCTCCTCGGTGACCGACGAGATCGACCCGCCGGTCCGGCGGGCGACGTCGAGCGCGAAGACGCCGTCGGCGGGGTTGCCGATGGCGAGGCTCTTGGCGATCGTGTCGGGCCGGACGGGCGACACGAAGTCGAGGTCCTTCTCCCAGGCGGTCGCGACGGGGCCGCAGCCGGCGGACTGGGCGCCGTTCATGACGGGCAGGCGGCCGGTGTCCTCCACCAGGCCCGTCTCGATCAGGTCGCGGAACCCGCGGTTGACCTTGGTGTAGAGCGAGCCGGAGGCGATCGGGACGATGCACCGGTCGGGGAGCCGCCACCCGAGCTGCTCGGCGACCTCGTAGGCGAGCGTCTTCGAGCCCTCGCTGTAGTACGGGCGGACGTTC
Proteins encoded in this region:
- a CDS encoding MoaD/ThiS family protein, with translation MPVTVRIPAPLRPVVGGSSAVECTPGTVRELIDQLEAQHAGFRDRIMENGSLRRFVNVFVAGEDVRFGDGIETAVGDGQEVTILPAVAGG
- the thrC gene encoding threonine synthase, whose protein sequence is MTDHGTAATALRCKECERTGELTAAYVCEYCFGPLEVVYDMERIAARVTRESIAAGPPSLWRYRDFLPCSPDDPTAGLPSGMTPLVRAPRLAAALGLRDVWVKNDTANPTHSFKDRVVSVALEKAKQLGFEVVACASTGNLANSVAAHASAHGLESYVFVPADLEEQKIVATAIYGTTLLAVDGNYDDVNRLCMEIASDRPWAFVNVNVRPYYSEGSKTLAYEVAEQLGWRLPDRCIVPIASGSLYTKVNRGFRDLIETGLVEDTGRLPVMNGAQSAGCGPVATAWEKDLDFVSPVRPDTIAKSLAIGNPADGVFALDVARRTGGSISSVTEEEILQGIELLARTTGIFTETAGGVTTAVLAKLAAAGEIDPDERVVVYITGDGLKTLDAVASRVVRHPIAPTVASFEAAIGEPARLIA